In Amaranthus tricolor cultivar Red isolate AtriRed21 chromosome 5, ASM2621246v1, whole genome shotgun sequence, a genomic segment contains:
- the LOC130813161 gene encoding uncharacterized protein LOC130813161 has product MAVEKMSKEVYLAAVKGNIEFLQQTQNDAYLLTKTYENNTIIHIAVQHEEYDFIQQSLDRFAHHKLISDKNSWGNTPLHVAAEVGNLRIVTLLCEYCAEYDDDSKPWKLKNLKGNTPIHVAIMHHNVKIARFLLDIDSTLACIVNESMEAPLHLAIKHHVNYSESESVMAKIKQPIDEGGAALAIKLVPGEDTSNVIKLLIEKGSCVTCWPDAKGWTPLHAAASLSAPYNLEVIRSILYHCPQSAEVCDKAGKSILHLLICKLPSYQEGINLLKFKEIYALRNQQDHQGNTPLHLAARNMDIHMVRVLLESSTKLSIKNMEGLSVASFIQQQKLLQLLRKRKMAWAESEAANKGNITFLRDRMSKLGNLDFLHSQDSQERNVLHKLMHIKKETHIIYDDFVDFIQQVVVSFPGLICQTDHSGDTPIHVLVRNHSETKIYVAKCSPNKNDSPDYTSSSLWISGLLSVLLELCSQCIPKVQGTITTPWLVQNSKGNTPLHEAIMANNYKLVLKLLNLDKGSAGILNNCKETPLHLMARCSTNSLEPFKTEDIESMVNANIEATYSLDKDGLTPLLRATYEGNLSTARSLCSIASASAKICNANGQSFWHLLVNHPSDYYVKLLLKDSNLRPHLKSKDKNGNTMLHLAIEGNRFDIVKVFFEVWDSEGKSTIKRKWFVDLLNIQNKAGITPGDLIGESTCLPTDVEKCIEDKKEMLGVRSVWGIPTIQLKNYVSTMGIIAALITTITFTTTFTVPGGLFQDKGTPIFLNKAAFQVFMISDVVAMCLSMMVLFCLLWIMAAGNRHNSLMILDFSVSLLLASFFATLLTFMTGLYAVMYPIKPWIAFVALGLCSLIMLLARKFLVLKLLIPFGKLFIVFIWQLRDFGAKLCTKLSACYSIVLSKLKPGRQGRTASKRLPINV; this is encoded by the exons ATGGCAGTAGAAAAAATGTCGAAGGAAGTATATCTTGCAGCAGTTAAAGGTAACATAGAATTCCTTCAACAAACCCAAAATGATGCGTATTTACTTACCAAAACCTATGAAAACAATACAATTATTCATATTGCCGTACAACATGAAGAATATGACTTCATACAACAATCTCTTGATAGATTTGCCCATCATAAGCTGATTTCTGACAAGAATTCCTGGGGAAATACACCTCTTCATGTTGCGGCGGAGGTGGGGAACTTACGCATTGTGACGTTATTGTGCGAGTATTGTGCAGAGTATGACGATGATAGCAAGCCATGGAagttgaagaacttaaagggGAATACTCCGATTCATGTGGCGATCATGCATCATAATGTTAAAATTGCTAGATTTTTGTTGGATATCGATTCTACTTTGGCTTGTATAGTCAACGAGTCCATGGAAGCTCCCCTTCATCTTGCTATCAAACACCACGTCAATTATT CTGAAAGTGAATCTGTGATGGCGAAAATAAAACAACCAATCGACGAAGGAGGAGCAGCCTTGGCAATCAAGCTTGTACCGGGAGAAGATACATCAAATGTGATCAAATTATTGATAGAGAAAGGGAGTTGTGTAACATGTTGGCCTGATGCAAAAGGCTGGACACCTTTGCATGCAGCAGCTTCACTTAGCGCACCTTATAATTTGGAAGTCATACGGTCTATACTTTACCATTGCCCACAATCTGCCGAGGTGTGCGACAAGGCTGGCAAATCTATCTTACACCTTTTGATTTGTAAGCTTCCGAGCTACCAAGAGGGTATTAATTTGCTTAAATTTAAGGAAATTTATGCGTTAAGGAATCAGCAGGATCATCAAGGAAATACACCGTTACACCTTGCTGCACGAAATATGGATATTCATATGGTTCGAGTTTTGTTGGAATCTTCTACTAAACTTAGTATTAAAAACATGGAGGGACTCTCGGTAGCTTCTTTTATTCAACAGCAAAAGCTCCTTCAG CtattaaggaaaagaaaaatgGCATGGGCGGAATCAGAAGCAGCCAATAAAGGCAACATAACCTTTTTGAGAGATAGAATGAGCAAGTTAGGAAATTTAGATTTTCTACACTCACAAGATTCCCAAGAAAGAAATGTCTTACATAAATTAATGCACATAAAAAAAGAAACCCATATCATATATGATGACTTTGTAGACTTCATCCAACAAGTTGTAGTAAGCTTTCCGGGACTTATTTGTCAAACAGACCATAGTGGTGATACTCCTATACATGTCCTTGTACGAAATCATTCTGAAACCAAAATTTATGTAGCAAAATGCTCTCCAAATAAAAATGATAGCCCTGATTATACATCATCATCACTGTGGATATCAGGATTGTTGTCAGTGTTACTAGAATTATGTAGTCAATGTATCCCTAAAGTTCAAGGTACAATAACGACACCGTGGTTGGTGCAAAATTCCAAGGGAAATACTCCTCTTCATGAAGCAATCATggcaaataattataaattggtGCTAAAATTGTTAAACCTCGATAAAGGATCGGCTGGTATACTCAACAATTGTAAAGAGACACCACTTCATTTGATGGCCAGATGTTCAACTA ATAGCTTGGAGCCATTCAAGACGGAAGACATAGAGTCAATGGTGAATGCAAATATTGAAGCAACCTATTCGCTAGACAAAGATGGCCTAACTCCCTTGCTAAGAGCAACTTATGAGGGCAATCTTTCTACGGCTAGATCATTGTGCAGTATTGCTTCAGCTTCAGCTAAGATTTGCAATGCAAATGGTCAGTCATTTTGGCATCTTCTCGTAAATCATCCATCAGATTACTATGTGAAACTCCTACTTAAAGATTCAAATTTAAGACCACATTTGAAGTCAAAAGACAAAAATGGAAATACGATGCTGCATCTGGCAATTGAAGGCAACCGTTTTGACATCGTGAAAGTCTTCTTTGAAGTTTGGGACAGTGAAGGAAAGTCAACTATTAAGAGAAAATGGTTTGTGGATCTTTTAAATATACAAAACAAGGCTGGTATTACTCCTGGTGATTTAATCGGAGAATCAACATGCCTTCCTACCGAT GTTGAAAAATGCATCGAGGATAAAAAAGAAATGCTAGGTGTACGTAGCGTATGGGGCATACCAACAATACAATTGAAAAACTACGTAAGCACAATGGGAATAATAGCCGCGCTTATCACCACAAtaacattcacaacaacatttacaGTCCCGGGTGGCCTATTCCAAGACAAAGGGACACCAATATTCCTTAACAAGGCAGCATTTCAAGTGTTTATGATCTCAGATGTGGTAGCAATGTGCTTATCAATGATGGTATTATTTTGTCTACTGTGGATCATGGCTGCCGGAAATCGACACAATTCATTAATGATACTCGATTTCAGCGTATCATTGCTACTAGCATCTTTTTTCGCGACTCTACTAACTTTCATGACGGGTTTGTATGCAGTCATGTATCCGATCAAACCTTGGATTGCGTTCGTAGCTTTGGGTCTTTGCTCTTTGATAATGTTGCTTGCTCGCAAATTTTTGGTCCTGAAGTTGTTGATTCCTTTCGGaaaattgtttattgtttttatttggcAGTTGCGTGATTTTGGTGCTAAATTATGTACAAAACTCAGTGCTTGTTATAGCATAGTCTTAAGTAAGTTGAAACCAGGTAGACAAGGTCGCACTGCAAGTAAACGTTTGCCCATCAATGTGTAG